The Mangifera indica cultivar Alphonso unplaced genomic scaffold, CATAS_Mindica_2.1 Un_0049, whole genome shotgun sequence genome window below encodes:
- the LOC123206779 gene encoding uncharacterized protein LOC123206779 — MEGGGRVGVGVVEDDTGDGMQCSDHPYRNNPGGICAFCLQEKLGKLVSSSFPLPVRGSSSSSSSSPFSFDISGGVAAGAGGCVTATSSSSASLALSLSVRPRPTSKSSRNDNANDRHCQEYYTRRARIPFLLAKKKKKIMVASSDRAADIVFKRSKSTATPRRGHLLDADEGEVFSPRKRGGFWSFLYHSSLRSNATKKADKISTLTSTTTNGSHVKSKERGLGSSLSRKSDIVVNEEDDSPNSQATASASSFERKVSRSRSLGCGSRSFSGDFFERISTGFGDCTLRRVESQREGKHKVNNTTSSHMKERVKCGGIFGGFIMTSSSSSSSSSSYWLSSSAEDHVNGKPTAAAAGPLTHGRSKSWGRAFASPMRAFTKPSSKHANKNATPNLAAIPSLLAVRG, encoded by the coding sequence ATGGAAGGTGGAGGAAGAGTTGGTGTTGGTGTTGTTGAAGATGACACGGGAGATGGCATGCAGTGCAGTGATCATCCTTACAGAAACAACCCAGGTGGGATCTGTGCTTTTTGTCTTCAAGAAAAGCTTGGAAAGTTGGTTTCTTCCTCTTTTCCTTTACCTGTTCGtggctcttcttcttcttcttcttcttctcctttcagTTTTGACATTAGTGGTGGTGTTGCTGCTGGTGCTGGTGGTTGTGTTACTgctacttcttcttcttcagcttcTCTTGCACTTTCTCTCTCTGTTCGCCCCAGACCCACCTCTAAAAGTAGTCGAAATGATAATGCCAATGATCGTCATTGTCAAGAATATTATACGAGGCGGGCCAGGATCCCTTTTCTTTtagcaaagaagaagaagaaaatcatgGTGGCATCATCAGATCGTGCGGCAGATATTGTTTTCAAGAGAAGCAAGTCCACTGCCACTCCACGAAGAGGCCATTTGTTAGATGCTGATGAAGGTGAAGTTTTTAGCCCCAGAAAGCGAGGTGGGTTTTGGTCATTTCTTTACCATTCCTCTCTAAGGTCAAACGCCACAAAGAAAGCGGACAAGATCTCAACTTTAACATCAACTACCACAAATGGCTCTCATGTGAAGTCAAAAGAGAGAGGCTTGGGCTCTTCACTTTCAAGGAAAAGTGATATTGTTGTCAATGAGGAAGATGATAGTCCCAACAGTCAAGCAACTGCCTCAGCTTCATCTTTTGAGCGTAAAGTCTCGAGATCCAGATCTTTAGGGTGTGGAAGCAGGAGTTTTTCTGGCGATTTCTTTGAAAGAATCTCTACAGGTTTTGGAGACTGTACTCTCAGAAGAGTTGAGTCTCAAAGAGAAGGCAAACACAAGGTGAACAACACAACTTCATCTCACATGAAAGAAAGAGTTAAATGTGGTGGGATTTTCGGTGGGTTTATCATGACATCATCttcctcttcatcatcttcatcatcatattGGCTTTCATCTTCTGCAGAAGATCATGTGAATGGGAAACCAACAGCCGCTGCTGCAGGTCCACTCACTCATGGAAGAAGTAAAAGCTGGGGAAGGGCTTTTGCTAGTCCCATGAGAGCTTTCACCAAACCCTCTTCTAAGCATGCAAATAAAAACGCTACCCCAAATTTAGCAGCCATTCCTTCATTGTTGGCTGTGAGAGGCTAA
- the LOC123206781 gene encoding 60S ribosomal protein L22-2-like: protein MSRGSGAATGAKGKKKGATFTIDCAKPVEDKIMDIASLEKFLQERIKVGGKAGALGDSVTVTREKTKITVTSDSNFSKRYLKYLTKKYLKKHNVRDWLRVIASNKDRNVYELRYFNIAENEGEEEN, encoded by the exons ATGAGCAGAGGAAGCGGAGCGGCCACTGGGGCCaaaggaaagaagaaaggaGCAACATTCACCATCGACTGTGCTAAGCCAGTGGAGGATAAGATCATGGACATCGCCTCACTAGAAAAATTCCTCCAAGAGCGTATCAAAGTTGGCGGCAAAGCCGGTGCTCTTGGTGACTCCGTTACCGTCACACGTGAGAAGACTAAGATCACTGTCACCTCAGACTCCAACTTCTCGAAAAG GTACCTTAAGTACTTGACAAAGAAGTATCTGAAGAAGCACAACGTGCGAGACTGGCTTAGGGTAATTGCTTCCAACAAGGACCGTAATGTTTATGAACTCAGATACTTCAACATTGCTGAAAATGAGGGTGAGGAGGAAAATTAA
- the LOC123206777 gene encoding eukaryotic translation initiation factor 2 subunit gamma-like has product MSKKGLMEQDLSKLDVTKLHPLSPEVISRQATINIGTIGHVAHGKSTVVKAISGVQTVRFKNELERNITIKLGYANAKIYKCEDDRCPRPMCYKAYGSGKEDSPMCDVPGYENYRMKLLRHVSFVDCPGHDILMATMLNGAAIMDGALLLIAANESCPQPQTSEHLAAVEIMRLQHIIILQNKVDLIQENVAINQHEAIQKFIQGTVADGAPVVPISAQLKYNIDVVCEYIVKKIPIPERNFTSPPNMIVIRSFDVNKPGFEVDEIKGGVAGGSILRGVLKVNQFIEVRPGIVVKDENGNIKCTPIYSRIVSLYAEQNELQFAVPGGLIGVGTTMDPTLTRADRLVGQVLGEVGSLPEVFVELEVNFFLLRRLLGVRTKGSERQGKVSKLAKAEILMLNIGSMSTGARVIAVKNDLAKLQLTSPVCTSKGEKIALSRRVEKHWRLIGWGQIQAGTTLDVPACPPLA; this is encoded by the exons ATGTCGAAGAAAGGTTTAATGGAGCAAGACTTGAGTAAATTGGATGTGACAAAGTTGCATCCACTTTCTCCTGAAGTCATCTCTAGGCAGGCGACTATAAATATAG GCACCATTGGTCATGTGGCACATGGAAAATCAACTGTTGTGAAGGCGATATCTGGTGTTCAG ACTGTTCGGTTTAAAAATGAGTTGGAGCGTAATATTACAATCAAGCTTGGGTATGCAAATGCAAAAATTTACAAATGTGAAGATGATCGATGCCCTCGACCTATGTGCTACAA gGCATATGGGAGTGGCAAGGAGGATAGTCCTATGTGTGATGTGCCTGGTTATGAAAACTACAGGATGAAATTGCTGAGGCATGTCTCTTTTGTTGATTGCCCA GGTCATGATATTCTCATGGCTACAATGCTTAATGGAGCAGCAATTATGGATGGGGCGTTACTTCTCATAGCTGCCAATGAAAGTTGTCCCCAACCACAAACTTCTGAGCATCTTGCTGCCGTTGAAATCATGCGCCTTcaacatatcataattcttcaAAATAAAGTTGATCTCATTCAGGAAAATGTAGCCATTAACCAACATGAGGCcattcaaaaatttatccaG GGAACTGTTGCAGATGGTGCTCCAGTTGTGCCGATTTCTGCACAGCTGAAATACAATATTGATGTTGTTTGTGAATACATTGTTAAAAAGATTCCCATTCCAGAGAGGAACTTCACCTCACCACCTAATATGATTGTTATCCGTTCATTTGATGTCAATAAGCCTGGGTTTGAGGTTGATGAGATAAAAGGTGGTGTAGCTGGTGGAAGTATCCTTAGG GGTGTTTTGAAAGTAAACCAATTTATTGAGGTTCGACCTGGTATTGTTGTTAAAGATGAGAATGGGAATATAAAGTGCACACCAATATATTCTAGAATAGTTTCATTATATGCTGAGCAAAACGAACTACAGTTTGCTGTACCTGGAGGTCTCATTGGTGTCGGCACAACCATGGATCCTACTTTGACACGTGCGGATAGGTTGGTCGGTCAGGTTCTTGGGGAAGTTGGATCACTCCCTGAAGTTTTTGTTGAGCTTGAG GTGAACTTCTTCCTACTGCGTCGGCTTCTTGGTGTCAGGACAAAGGGCTCAGAAAGACAGGGAAAAGTCTCAAAGCTTGCCAAGGCCGAGATACTTATGTTGAATATAGGGTCAATGTCAACTGGTGCTAGGGTTATTGCCGTAAAGAATGATTTAGCAAAACTGCAACTCACATCTCCGGTGTGTACCAGCAAGGGTGAGAAGATTGCTCTCAGTCGGAGAGTTGAGAAGCACTGGCGTCTTATTGGGTGGGGTCAGATTCAAGCTGGAACCACGCTAGATGTTCCTGCCTGTCCCCCACTAGCGTGA
- the LOC123206778 gene encoding UDP-glucuronic acid decarboxylase 2-like, with protein MDSHDHLIHGSQTDQTQHPFLKRFTNSVRYMLGSQRLIFLFVGISIAALFFNRFPVSPSPPFHHHQIIDSGFQSHSTHLARRRVLYETHQEEKSSFGRTNAGGKVPLGLKRKALRILVTGGAGFVGSHLVDRLMERGDNVIVVDNFFTGRKDNLVHHFGNHRFELIRHDVVEPILLEVDQIYHLACPASPVHYKFNPVKTIKTNVVGTLNMLGLAKRVGARFLLTSTSEVYGDPLQHPQAETYWGNVNPIGVRSCYDEGKRTAETLSMDYHRGLGIEVRIARIFNTYGPRMCIDDGRVVSNFVAQALRKQPLTVYGDGKQTRSFQYVSDLVEGLLRLMEGEHVGPFNLGNPGEFTMLELAQVVQEVIDPNAKIEFRPNTEDDPHKRKPDITKAKKFLGWEPTVSLRNGLPLMVSDFKHRIFGNQKEGGATV; from the exons ATGGATTCTCATGATCATTTGATCCATGGAAGCCAAACAGACCAAACACAACATCCATTTCTCAAAAGATTTACCAACTCAGTTCGCTACATGCTTGGCTCTCAGCGACTCATTTTTCTCTTCGTTGGAATTTCCATCGCAGCTCTCTTTTTCAACAGATTTCCTGTGTCACCTTCACCACCGTTCCATCACCATCAGATAATCGACTCGGGTTTTCAATCCCACTCGACTCACTTGGCTCGCCGCCGGGTCCTCTACGAGACTCACCAGGAGGAAAAGTCGTCGTTTGGCCGCACAAATGCGGGTGGAAAAGTGCCTTTAGGCCTGAAAAGAAAAGCCTTGAGGATTCTAGTCACCGGTGGAGCTGGATTCGTGGGCAGCCACCTTGTGGACCGTCTGATGGAGAGAGGCGATAACGTGATAGTGGTTGATAATTTCTTCACGGGGAGAAAAGATAATCTGGTGCATCATTTCGGTAACCACCGGTTTGAGTTGATCAGACACGACGTCGTCGAGCCGATTCTTCTTGAAGTTGATCAGATCTACCACCTAGCCTGCCCCGCCTCGCCCGTTCATTACAAATTCAATCCCGTCAAGACTatt AAGACGAATGTGGTTGGGACACTGAACATGTTAGGTCTGGCGAAGAGAGTAGGTGCACGGTTCCTGTTAACCAGCACAAGTGAGGTGTACGGCGATCCTCTGCAGCACCCACAAGCCGAAACCTACTGGGGCAACGTCAACCCCATCG GTGTGAGGAGCTGCTATGACGAGGGAAAGCGCACAGCCGAGACCTTGTCCATGGACTATCACAGAGGACTTGGAATTGAG GTGAGGATTGCTAGGATTTTTAACACTTATGGACCACGTATGTGTATTGATGATGGTCGTGTGGTTAGCAATTTCGTTGCCCAG GCATTGAGGAAGCAGCCATTGACTGTGTATGGGGACGGCAAGCAAACCAGGAGCTTCCAATACGTTTCAGACTTG GTAGAGGGTCTACTTCGTCTTATGGAAGGTGAACATGTCGGTCCTTTCAATCTCGGTAACCCTGGTGAATTTACCATGCTTGAACTCGCACag GTGGTCCAAGAAGTGATAGATCCAAATGCTAAAATAGAGTTTAGGCCTAACACAGAGGATGACCCACACAAGAGAAAGCCAGACATTACCAAAGCAAAAAAGTTTCTAGGGTGGGAGCCCACCGTCTCCCTCCGGAACGGCCTGCCTCTCATGGTTTCTGACTTCAAACACCGCATCTTTGGCAACCAAAAGGAAGGTGGCGCCACCGTTTAA
- the LOC123206791 gene encoding protein pleiotropic regulatory locus 1-like: protein MPVQTGELEPVEPQSLKKLSLKSLKRTLDLFSPVHGLLAPPDPESKKIRTSHKINLEYGGIKSLSQSARHANSSAASSGNQQSGSSNVLALTGPEDSRDPQKAGSQNALVVGPSVQTKGPNNIGLQGKGTMVVSTSGSSERNYSTSALIERMPSKWPRPVWHPPWKCYRVISGHLGWVRSIAFDPSNTWFCTGSADRTIKIWDVAKGTLKLTLTGHIEQIRGLAVSQKHTYMFSAGDDKQVKCWDLEQNKVIRSYHGHLSGVYCLGLHPTIDILLTGGRDSVCRVWDIRTKMQIFALSGHENTVCSVFTRPTDPQVVTGSHDSTIKFWDLRYGKTMLTLTHHKKSVRAMASHPTENCFASASAENIKKFNLPKGEFLHNMLSQQKTIINAMAVNEDGVLATGGDNGSLWFWDWNSGHNFQQDQTIVQPGSLESEAGIYALSYDVTGSRLVTCEADKTIKMWKEDETATPETHPLNFKPPKDIRRF from the exons atgcCCGTACAAACAGGGGAGTTGGAGCCCGTGGAGCCACAATCATTGAAGAAGCTTAGTCTCAAATCCCTAAAGCGAACTCTCGATCTCTTTAGTCCTGTTCATGGCCTCTTAGCTCCTCCCGATCCTGAGAG TAAAAAAATTCGCACGAGCCACAAG ATTAATCTTGAGTACGGAGGAATTAAAAGTTTGAGTCAATCTGCACGCCATGCTAATTCGAGTGCAGCGAGTAGCGGAAATCAACAGTCAGGATCTTCCAATGTCCTTGCTCTGACTG GGCCGGAGGATTCTAGAGATCCCCAGAAAGCAGGCTCCCAAAATGCTTTGGTTGTTGGTCCATCTGTGCAAACAAAGGGCCC aAATAATATTGGTCTTCAAGGGAAAGGCACTATGGTTGTTTCTACGTCTGGATCGTCTGAAAG GAATTATTCGACCTCTGCATTAATTGAAAGAATGCCTAGCAAATGGCCACGGCCTGTATGGCATCCTCCATGGAAGTGCTACAGG GTCATTAGTGGCCATTTGGGATGGGTAAGGTCCATTGCATTTGATCCTAGTAATACATGGTTTTGCACTGGCTCTGCAGATCGCACAATTAAG ATATGGGATGTTGCAAAAGGAACATTGAAGCTCACACTAACTGGACATATAGAGCAAATTCGAG GCCTTGCCGTCAGCCAAAAACATACCTATATGTTCTCTGCTGGTGATGACAAACAAGTTAAGTGCTGGGACCTTGAGCAAAATAAG GTTATACGGTCTTATCATGGTCATTTAAGTGGTGTCTACTGCTTGGGTCTTCACCCAACCATCGATATATTGCTTACAGGGGGACGCGATTCTGTCTGTCGG GTTTGGGATATTCGCACAAAGATGCAAATTTTTGCTTTATCTGGGCATGAAAATACAGTTTGCTCTGTTTTCACTCGACCAACG GATCCACAGGTAGTTACTGGCTCCCACGACTCGACCATTAAATTCTGGGACCTTAGATATG GAAAAACAATGTTAACTCTCACACATCATAAAAAATCTGTGCGAGCGATGGCATCACATCCTACAGA AAATTGTTTTGCATCTGCCTCAGCTGAAAATATAAAGAAGTTTAACCTTCCAAAGGGAGAGTTTTTACACAACATGCT CTCACAGcagaaaactataattaatgcaATGGCTGTCAATGAGGATGGTGTGTTGGCTACAGGAG GTGACAATGGAAGTTTGTGGTTCTGGGATTGGAACAGTGGTCACAATTTTCAGCAGGACCAAACAATTGTGCAGCCTG GCTCATTGGAGAGTGAAGCCGGTATCTATGCTCTCTCCTATGATGTTACTGGTTCTAGGCTTGTTACATGTGAAGCTGACAAGACAATCAAAATGTGGAAGGAAGATGAAACTGCCACACCAGAAACCCATCCTCTCAACTTTAAGCCGCCAAAAGACATTCGGCGCTTCTAG